A single genomic interval of Nocardioides nitrophenolicus harbors:
- a CDS encoding response regulator transcription factor, with protein sequence MSTVQRRVAILDDHELLAESLEIALSVHGYDVRRVPVPADGGAPRTLVDALVRLRPRVLLLDLDLGSFGDATVLVAPLRAAGVRVVVLTGETDRARWGRVLAEGAHTVLSKASALIEVISTVRRVDDGHAVLTPEERAELIAAWRERLAERGADEVRLARLSPREARVLGLLMEGMHVRDIAVDRVVSEATVRSQVHSILTKLDVSSQLAAVTLAHRSNWRPPVPA encoded by the coding sequence ATCCTCGACGACCACGAGCTGCTCGCCGAGTCGCTCGAGATCGCGCTCTCCGTCCACGGGTACGACGTGCGCCGGGTCCCGGTGCCCGCCGACGGCGGCGCGCCCCGGACCCTCGTCGACGCGCTGGTCCGGCTGCGTCCTCGGGTCCTGCTGCTCGACCTCGACCTCGGCAGCTTCGGCGACGCGACGGTCCTGGTCGCGCCGCTGCGCGCGGCCGGGGTGCGGGTCGTCGTACTGACGGGGGAGACCGACCGGGCCCGGTGGGGCCGGGTCCTGGCCGAGGGGGCACACACGGTGCTGTCCAAGGCCAGCGCGCTGATCGAGGTGATCTCGACGGTGCGCCGCGTCGACGACGGCCATGCCGTGCTGACGCCCGAGGAGCGCGCCGAGCTGATCGCCGCCTGGCGCGAGCGGCTGGCGGAGCGGGGCGCCGACGAGGTCCGGCTGGCCCGGCTCAGCCCGCGTGAGGCTCGGGTCCTCGGCCTGCTGATGGAGGGCATGCACGTGCGCGACATCGCCGTCGACCGGGTGGTCTCGGAGGCCACCGTGCGCTCCCAGGTGCACTCCATCCTGACCAAGCTCGACGTGTCGTCGCAGCTGGCGGCGGTGACCCTCGCCCACCGCAGCAACTGGCGCCCGCCGGTGCCCGCCTAG
- a CDS encoding polysaccharide biosynthesis tyrosine autokinase, whose protein sequence is MTTTLLDPTDQPSVSSVARGGFRALGALVWRRRWVVLLVFALVINAVAAGLVIAPREYTASARVAATPPATATTGSPASYTDLLGTVADVARSRPLLQDVAAQVSHRSVSKLRDEVEGKVIPGTVIIQVSVHDTDPDRAAEIANLVVAALPEHDPSSGSFEFKVTEEAVAPDRFSSPNVPVTALAGLLLALLLAVIAAAVVDRLFRTVTEAEEVGAITQTSVLGVIPKPEDLDSVPAIEPRADEFQALRALRIAIEFASVEDPSRLLVVSSASTSEPAAGWLEVNVAAALADVGHRVLVINADRDAKVHPALENPGEPGLYDVLAGSCDLRDVVIAGPAPRIDVLPLGQAHLAAPSLLEMRFRGMLDDTEGLYDVVIVHAASVASSEDARIMAIHGAMVLTVPSGRVHPRSVQRAAEHLRTIRLRVLGTVLVGARPGRRKRRPRSA, encoded by the coding sequence ATGACCACCACACTCCTTGACCCCACCGACCAGCCGTCGGTGTCGTCGGTGGCCCGAGGGGGCTTCCGGGCACTGGGCGCCCTCGTCTGGCGCCGCCGCTGGGTGGTCCTGCTGGTGTTCGCCCTCGTCATCAACGCGGTGGCCGCCGGCCTGGTGATCGCCCCGCGCGAGTACACGGCGTCGGCCCGGGTCGCGGCGACCCCGCCGGCGACGGCGACCACCGGCTCGCCGGCCAGCTACACCGACCTGCTCGGCACGGTGGCCGACGTCGCCCGGTCCCGTCCGCTCCTCCAGGACGTCGCGGCCCAGGTCTCGCACCGCTCGGTCTCGAAGCTGCGCGACGAGGTCGAGGGCAAGGTCATCCCCGGCACGGTCATCATCCAGGTCTCCGTCCACGACACCGACCCGGACCGGGCCGCCGAGATCGCCAACCTGGTGGTCGCCGCGCTGCCCGAGCACGACCCGAGCAGCGGCTCCTTCGAGTTCAAGGTGACCGAGGAGGCCGTCGCCCCCGACCGGTTCAGCTCGCCGAACGTGCCGGTGACCGCGCTCGCCGGACTGCTGCTCGCGCTGCTGCTCGCCGTCATCGCGGCCGCCGTGGTCGACCGGCTCTTCCGCACCGTCACCGAGGCCGAGGAGGTGGGTGCGATCACCCAGACCTCCGTGCTCGGCGTGATCCCCAAGCCCGAGGACCTCGACAGCGTGCCGGCGATCGAGCCCCGCGCCGACGAGTTCCAGGCGCTGCGGGCGCTGCGGATCGCCATCGAGTTCGCCAGCGTCGAGGACCCGAGCCGGCTGCTCGTCGTGTCCTCGGCCAGCACCTCCGAGCCGGCCGCCGGCTGGCTCGAGGTCAACGTCGCCGCCGCCCTGGCCGACGTGGGCCACCGGGTGCTGGTGATCAACGCCGACCGCGACGCCAAGGTGCACCCCGCGCTGGAGAACCCTGGTGAGCCCGGCCTGTACGACGTGCTCGCGGGCTCCTGCGACCTGCGCGACGTCGTCATCGCCGGCCCGGCGCCCCGGATCGACGTGCTCCCGCTCGGTCAGGCGCACCTCGCCGCGCCCAGCCTGCTCGAGATGCGCTTCCGCGGGATGCTCGACGACACCGAGGGCCTCTACGACGTGGTGATCGTCCACGCCGCCTCGGTCGCGAGCTCCGAGGACGCCCGGATCATGGCTATCCACGGCGCGATGGTGCTCACCGTGCCATCGGGCCGGGTGCACCCCCGCTCGGTGCAGCGCGCCGCGGAGCACCTGCGCACCATCCGGCTGCGTGTCCTCGGCACCGTCCTCGTCGGCGCCCGGCCCGGCCGCCGCAAGCGTCGTCCCCGCTCTGCCTGA
- a CDS encoding sugar transferase has translation MTAQQSSPELLSVAVPLVPAQVEEPSADVPFFRVQRHGRVRGVTEAALAGLLLVALLPVVVLVALLVVTTSRGPVLFRQERVGHGGRVFEVLKFRTMYADAEARAAEVFSAHNDGSGPLTKLRSDPRVTPVGHWLRRVSLDELPQLWNVVNGTMALVGPRPNTPTEVARFAPAEHRRHAVRPGMTGLAQVNGRSDLEWDEAIRLDLEYVDHHSLRMDLAILLRTLPAVFGGRGAY, from the coding sequence GTGACCGCCCAGCAGAGCTCCCCGGAGCTGCTCTCCGTCGCGGTCCCTCTCGTCCCGGCCCAGGTCGAGGAGCCCTCGGCCGACGTCCCCTTCTTCCGGGTCCAGCGCCACGGCCGGGTGCGAGGCGTCACCGAGGCCGCTTTGGCCGGCCTGCTGCTGGTCGCCCTGCTCCCCGTGGTGGTGCTGGTCGCGCTGCTCGTCGTCACCACCAGCCGCGGCCCGGTGCTCTTCCGCCAGGAGCGCGTCGGTCACGGCGGCCGGGTGTTCGAGGTGCTGAAGTTCCGCACCATGTACGCCGACGCCGAGGCGCGCGCCGCCGAGGTCTTCAGCGCGCACAACGACGGCTCGGGGCCGCTCACCAAGCTCCGGTCGGACCCGCGGGTCACCCCGGTCGGGCACTGGCTGCGCCGGGTCTCGCTCGACGAGCTGCCCCAGCTGTGGAATGTCGTCAACGGCACCATGGCCCTGGTCGGCCCGCGCCCGAACACGCCGACCGAGGTCGCGCGCTTCGCGCCCGCCGAGCACCGCCGGCACGCCGTGCGCCCCGGCATGACCGGGCTGGCGCAGGTCAACGGGCGCAGCGACCTGGAGTGGGACGAGGCGATCCGGCTGGACCTGGAGTACGTCGACCACCACTCCCTGAGGATGGACCTGGCCATCCTGCTGCGCACGCTGCCGGCCGTCTTCGGTGGCCGCGGAGCGTACTGA
- a CDS encoding glycosyltransferase has protein sequence MRVLHVVESLGGGVLSSVLSMVDATSDIDHQLAIWHRREHADTGDQRAVFGGVHDLPGPPHRAARSLRDLVAALAPDLVHAHSSYAGVLARSSDLGVPVAYSPHCFAFERTDLGTMSRTALREVERSLVRRTDVLVACSPHEAGLAAELGFRRVVTVPNRALHPPEGRVRRGEPFRVVAVGRVAAQKDWRHLIAVKREADRQAVADESEPLRWEWLGSGDADGEDALRDAGVEVSGWLPRTEVLARLGSAQAYLHTAAWEGAPVSILEAAAIGLPIVARALPTLVSDDVPGLESTVEGLAERLLDLRGQLAWTRAHRRSLAFSDDHSVSLQRYRLTTAYRHVPAAARRRPEIPGAGMDHDRLPDALVR, from the coding sequence ATGCGGGTCCTGCACGTCGTCGAGTCGCTCGGCGGGGGAGTGCTGAGCTCGGTGCTCAGCATGGTCGACGCGACCTCCGACATCGACCACCAGCTGGCGATCTGGCATCGACGCGAGCATGCCGACACCGGCGACCAGCGCGCCGTGTTCGGCGGCGTCCACGACCTGCCCGGCCCGCCCCACCGGGCCGCGCGCTCGCTGCGCGACCTGGTGGCCGCGCTGGCGCCGGACCTGGTCCACGCGCACTCGTCGTACGCCGGCGTGCTGGCCCGCTCGTCGGACCTCGGCGTGCCGGTGGCCTACAGCCCCCACTGCTTCGCCTTCGAGCGCACCGACCTGGGGACGATGAGCCGGACGGCGCTGCGCGAGGTCGAGCGGTCGCTGGTGCGTCGGACCGACGTCCTGGTGGCGTGCTCGCCCCACGAGGCGGGCCTGGCCGCCGAGCTCGGCTTCCGGCGGGTGGTGACCGTCCCGAACCGGGCGCTGCACCCGCCGGAGGGCCGGGTCCGCCGTGGTGAGCCGTTCCGGGTCGTGGCCGTGGGCCGGGTCGCTGCTCAGAAGGACTGGCGCCACCTGATCGCGGTGAAGCGCGAGGCGGACCGGCAGGCGGTCGCGGACGAGAGCGAGCCGCTGCGCTGGGAGTGGCTCGGGAGCGGCGACGCCGACGGCGAGGACGCCCTGCGCGACGCGGGGGTCGAGGTGTCGGGCTGGCTGCCGCGCACCGAGGTCCTGGCGCGGCTGGGCTCGGCCCAGGCGTACCTGCACACGGCGGCCTGGGAGGGTGCGCCGGTCAGCATCCTCGAGGCGGCTGCCATCGGTCTGCCGATCGTCGCGCGGGCGCTGCCCACGCTGGTCAGCGACGACGTCCCCGGCCTGGAGTCCACGGTCGAGGGCCTGGCCGAGCGGCTGCTCGACCTGCGCGGTCAGCTGGCGTGGACCCGTGCCCACCGGCGCTCCCTGGCCTTCTCCGACGACCATTCGGTGTCCCTCCAGCGCTACCGCCTCACCACCGCCTACCGGCACGTGCCCGCCGCGGCCCGCCGGCGTCCCGAAATTCCCGGGGCCGGGATGGATCACGACCGGCTTCCCGACGCACTGGTTCGGTGA
- a CDS encoding glycosyltransferase yields the protein MTPVLDAVTVPAGEPQRLRVTVVQQGGVLGGAERWQLTLAEATDRLDLAVIALGGGPTADAWRRRGVPVARVRSERRAARIPLLAARVGAALRSAKPDVVLAHGVKAALAAAPAARALGIPFVWVRHDGSFAGWPTALLDRVTDGQISTGSWLFEGRHAARSLLLNPPRTTDHLTRDQARAALGVDRPEDRLVAAMGTRIVHGKGIDDAIRALADPATEAWDLVVAGIHDPDDTGEQDRLTALADELGVGGRVRFLGEVPGFGRLARAFDAVLVLTKPTATMPWHREAFGMAAFEALTAGVPVVVTPPLGAMAQDGGVEVRPGAPADVAAALVALADPGTRARRGATGARVAAAYPDAPTAAGVLVDFLADLAHRPGVGERTTGPAISVVTTVLNDEAAAKELLSALVPQLGPDDEVIVVDGGSRDDTVGVVRAFAAFDERVRLIVEPGAGISRGRNIGIRAATHDRIACTDAGCVPAPGWLTAFRRAFARHPEVDLWTGTYRVESHQPWEHALAAVGYPQVEELARPTPLVRAYGRLFGRAFDASMPTGRSVAFARVAWASVGGFPEDLQTGEDVLFGRSIVAAGGTARMVRDAEVSWAQRPTLRANLTMFRRYGEGSGNSLDPRLLGRDLARVAAYTAAAGVAVRGSRGARAAAAAGLAAYLSLPVARAVQGPDPLRSTALVPPIAAARDLAKAYGALAAASRRRSRPR from the coding sequence ATGACCCCGGTCCTCGATGCCGTGACCGTGCCCGCGGGCGAGCCGCAGCGACTGCGGGTCACCGTGGTCCAGCAGGGCGGCGTGCTCGGCGGGGCCGAGCGCTGGCAGCTCACGCTCGCCGAGGCCACCGACCGGCTGGACCTCGCCGTGATCGCGCTCGGCGGCGGTCCGACCGCGGACGCCTGGCGGCGCCGGGGGGTACCGGTGGCGCGGGTGCGCTCCGAGCGGCGAGCCGCACGGATCCCGTTGCTCGCGGCCCGGGTGGGCGCGGCGCTGCGCTCGGCGAAGCCCGACGTCGTGCTCGCCCACGGGGTCAAGGCCGCGCTCGCCGCCGCCCCGGCGGCCCGGGCGCTCGGCATCCCCTTCGTGTGGGTCCGCCACGACGGCTCGTTCGCCGGCTGGCCGACCGCTCTCCTCGACCGGGTCACCGACGGCCAGATCTCCACGGGCTCCTGGCTGTTCGAGGGCCGGCACGCCGCCCGCTCCCTGCTGCTCAACCCACCCCGCACCACCGACCACCTCACGCGGGACCAGGCGCGTGCCGCGCTCGGCGTCGACCGCCCGGAGGACCGCCTGGTGGCGGCGATGGGCACCCGCATCGTCCACGGCAAGGGCATCGACGACGCCATCCGGGCCCTCGCCGATCCCGCGACCGAGGCCTGGGACCTGGTCGTCGCCGGCATCCACGACCCCGACGACACCGGCGAGCAGGACCGGCTCACCGCACTGGCGGACGAGCTCGGCGTCGGCGGCCGGGTCCGCTTTCTGGGCGAGGTCCCCGGCTTCGGCCGGCTCGCCCGGGCCTTCGACGCGGTGCTGGTGCTGACCAAGCCGACCGCGACCATGCCCTGGCACCGCGAGGCGTTCGGGATGGCGGCCTTCGAGGCGCTCACGGCCGGCGTCCCCGTCGTCGTCACGCCACCGCTGGGCGCGATGGCCCAGGACGGGGGCGTCGAGGTCCGCCCCGGCGCGCCGGCCGACGTGGCGGCGGCGCTGGTGGCCCTCGCCGACCCCGGCACCCGCGCCCGGCGGGGCGCGACGGGCGCCCGGGTGGCCGCGGCGTATCCCGACGCACCGACGGCGGCCGGCGTCCTGGTCGACTTCCTCGCGGACCTGGCGCACCGGCCCGGCGTCGGCGAGCGGACGACGGGGCCCGCGATCAGCGTGGTGACCACCGTGCTGAACGACGAGGCGGCGGCCAAGGAGCTGCTCTCCGCACTCGTGCCCCAGCTCGGCCCCGACGACGAGGTGATCGTCGTCGACGGCGGGTCCCGCGACGACACGGTCGGCGTCGTGCGGGCCTTCGCCGCGTTCGACGAGCGGGTGCGCCTGATCGTCGAGCCCGGCGCCGGCATCTCGCGGGGCCGCAACATCGGCATCCGCGCGGCCACTCACGACCGGATCGCCTGCACCGACGCCGGCTGCGTGCCGGCCCCCGGCTGGCTCACGGCCTTCCGCCGGGCCTTCGCCCGGCACCCCGAGGTCGACCTGTGGACCGGGACCTACCGGGTCGAGTCGCACCAGCCCTGGGAGCACGCGCTCGCCGCGGTCGGCTACCCGCAGGTCGAGGAGCTGGCCCGGCCGACCCCGCTCGTCCGCGCCTACGGCCGGCTCTTCGGGCGCGCCTTCGACGCGTCCATGCCGACCGGCCGCTCGGTGGCCTTCGCCCGCGTCGCCTGGGCGAGCGTGGGCGGCTTCCCGGAGGATCTGCAGACCGGTGAGGACGTGCTCTTCGGGCGCAGCATCGTCGCGGCCGGTGGCACCGCCCGGATGGTGCGCGACGCCGAGGTGAGCTGGGCGCAGCGCCCGACCCTCCGGGCCAACCTGACCATGTTCCGCCGCTACGGCGAGGGCAGCGGCAACTCGCTCGACCCTCGGCTGCTCGGCCGCGACCTCGCCCGGGTGGCCGCCTACACCGCGGCCGCGGGCGTCGCGGTCCGTGGCTCGAGGGGCGCGCGGGCCGCCGCGGCGGCCGGCCTCGCGGCCTACCTCTCCCTGCCCGTGGCCCGGGCCGTCCAGGGCCCCGACCCGCTGCGCTCCACGGCGCTGGTGCCGCCGATCGCGGCCGCGCGCGACCTCGCCAAGGCGTACGGCGCACTCGCGGCCGCCTCCCGCCGTCGGAGCCGACCGCGATGA
- a CDS encoding O-antigen ligase family protein, translated as MTLPARPPVPALAVMAVIAVLPFGGAVSIVLSVAFLAMALPAAIALWFLVTDQRPVPASLLLLGLGLGVVTSLVAAAGGVNPGEAVIRVVIACIALGYAVGIAMAHRPGFEHGGLDLLVVMGGCVGAYALSGAGALQAAAGGWVVDGRLTGPFSQPNELGIFCAGLLPVAVTCLVTARSRARTVVLAVATSSIVLAWVLSMSRGAWIGGCVALVAIAIAVPRTRRLLRRAGAAAVATCVLALVLPTGVPLLGILGTRLRSMGNTGANEYDARPLIWGEAWRQISDHPWFGVGPDGYRVAATDSVSTVSAYGADHAHDLYLTVLVERGVIGMTAGIVVLAGCLVAGRRHLLAQAAAARVDDQESAVLSARSLAVLAGLLAIAVHGVFDMPLWNPIVYVFTWTLLGMAIVAETVPLAGSARAAVPTVRTPQQEARTTP; from the coding sequence ATGACGCTCCCGGCCCGCCCTCCGGTGCCCGCGCTGGCGGTCATGGCCGTGATCGCCGTGCTGCCGTTCGGTGGCGCCGTCTCGATCGTGCTCAGCGTCGCCTTCCTCGCGATGGCGCTGCCCGCCGCGATCGCGCTGTGGTTCCTGGTGACCGACCAGCGGCCGGTGCCGGCCTCGCTGCTGCTCCTCGGCCTGGGCCTGGGCGTCGTGACCAGCCTGGTCGCCGCGGCCGGGGGAGTGAACCCGGGGGAGGCGGTGATCCGGGTGGTGATCGCCTGCATCGCCCTGGGCTACGCCGTCGGCATCGCCATGGCCCACCGGCCCGGCTTCGAGCACGGCGGCCTCGACCTGCTGGTGGTGATGGGCGGCTGCGTGGGCGCCTACGCGCTGTCGGGCGCCGGCGCGCTGCAGGCGGCGGCCGGCGGCTGGGTCGTCGACGGCCGGCTGACCGGCCCGTTCTCCCAGCCCAACGAGCTCGGCATCTTCTGCGCCGGCCTGCTGCCGGTCGCCGTCACCTGCCTGGTGACCGCCCGCTCGCGGGCCCGGACCGTCGTGCTCGCGGTGGCCACGTCGAGCATCGTGCTGGCCTGGGTGCTCAGCATGTCGCGGGGCGCCTGGATCGGCGGCTGCGTGGCGCTCGTCGCCATCGCGATCGCCGTGCCGCGGACCCGACGGCTGCTGCGGCGGGCGGGCGCGGCCGCGGTCGCGACCTGCGTGCTGGCCCTGGTGCTGCCGACCGGCGTCCCGCTGCTCGGCATCCTCGGCACCCGGCTGCGCTCGATGGGCAACACCGGCGCCAACGAGTACGACGCCCGTCCGCTGATCTGGGGCGAGGCATGGCGCCAGATCTCCGACCACCCGTGGTTCGGTGTCGGCCCCGACGGCTACCGGGTCGCCGCGACGGACTCGGTGAGCACCGTCTCGGCGTACGGCGCCGACCACGCCCACGACCTCTACCTCACCGTCCTCGTCGAGCGCGGCGTGATCGGCATGACCGCCGGGATCGTCGTCCTTGCCGGCTGCCTGGTCGCCGGTCGTCGGCACCTGCTCGCCCAGGCCGCCGCGGCCCGCGTCGACGACCAGGAGAGTGCCGTGCTGTCGGCGCGGAGCCTGGCGGTGCTCGCCGGGCTGCTGGCGATCGCCGTCCACGGCGTCTTCGACATGCCGCTGTGGAACCCCATCGTCTACGTCTTCACCTGGACCCTCCTCGGCATGGCCATCGTGGCCGAGACCGTTCCGCTCGCCGGCTCCGCGCGGGCCGCAGTCCCGACCGTCCGCACCCCCCAGCAAGAAGCGAGGACCACCCCATGA
- a CDS encoding polysaccharide deacetylase family protein, producing the protein MRTRAPARVLMYHGVDHVGRERDPHGMFVTPANFRAQMELLLESGFVPVTEDAYLAALGGDRLPRRAVLITFDDGYQGVGEHAAPILESLGIPSVLYVPVGLLGGRADWLGDRLRYPLLSAGEVQGLRTQGMAIGAHGLDHADLTRLGDAELLRQTQETRDTLAELLGTEVPTFAFPYGAHDARVRDAVAAAGYRAAFSVHEAAGRFGIQRVDVNATDTLRTLRVKLHGLYPAARRTSRHVPRARRLVHDLLGSAHDDSGALAVARP; encoded by the coding sequence GTGAGGACCCGCGCACCTGCCCGGGTGCTGATGTACCACGGTGTCGACCACGTCGGTCGCGAGCGCGACCCGCACGGCATGTTCGTGACGCCGGCCAACTTCCGGGCCCAGATGGAGCTGCTGCTCGAGTCCGGGTTCGTCCCGGTCACCGAGGACGCCTACCTGGCGGCCCTCGGCGGCGACCGGCTCCCGCGCCGGGCGGTGCTGATCACCTTCGACGACGGCTACCAGGGCGTCGGCGAGCATGCCGCGCCGATCCTGGAGTCGCTGGGGATCCCGAGCGTGCTCTACGTGCCGGTCGGCCTGCTGGGCGGGCGGGCCGACTGGCTCGGCGACCGGCTCCGCTACCCACTGCTGTCCGCTGGGGAGGTGCAGGGGCTCCGTACGCAGGGGATGGCGATCGGAGCCCACGGCCTCGACCACGCGGACCTCACCCGCCTCGGCGACGCGGAGCTGCTCCGCCAGACGCAGGAGACCCGCGACACCCTCGCCGAGCTCCTCGGCACCGAGGTGCCGACCTTCGCCTTCCCGTACGGCGCCCATGACGCGCGGGTGCGGGACGCGGTGGCGGCGGCCGGCTACCGTGCCGCCTTCTCCGTCCACGAGGCCGCGGGCCGGTTCGGCATCCAGCGGGTCGACGTCAACGCGACCGACACCCTGCGCACGCTCCGGGTCAAGCTGCACGGGCTCTACCCGGCCGCCCGGCGTACCTCGCGGCACGTGCCCCGCGCCAGGCGCCTGGTCCACGACCTGCTCGGCAGCGCCCACGACGACTCCGGCGCGCTGGCGGTGGCGCGCCCATGA
- a CDS encoding cellulase family glycosylhydrolase encodes MRRLLRRVLIAVAVVVLWAAGTLVTQLNSAQSADPPPARPAPTATPDPTPDPGEPAAAAVPDLRLGVQLSAHHRPGPGYARKVLARLARSGARWVRVDVGWATLQPNRTGPFERWYAELIDDVLAAARDHDIQVILEFWLTPAWASPNGSSYAPPTDPGAYAGAIGRAAQRWGHLVDAWEIWNEPNFEGFFEGADPQTYVNLLCAAYPAVKEYDDAPVLFGGIMYNDAPWLTRAYEAGAAGCFDALAVHPYIGPSDAAPETASVGAVWRLTSTPMVHDVMTTWGDGGKQIWITELGWSTGTENDGNAWNRPVSVPQQADFLRRAVRLVRAEYPYVGPIIWYRDVDGPTEAYQDGFGLLHPDLRAKPALRSFEAAVRGE; translated from the coding sequence ATGAGGCGGCTGCTGCGCCGGGTGCTCATCGCGGTGGCCGTGGTGGTCCTGTGGGCCGCCGGCACCCTGGTCACCCAGCTGAACTCCGCGCAGTCGGCGGACCCGCCACCGGCCCGCCCGGCCCCGACGGCGACACCCGACCCGACGCCCGATCCGGGCGAGCCGGCCGCCGCCGCGGTTCCCGACCTCCGGCTCGGCGTCCAGCTCTCGGCCCACCACCGGCCGGGCCCCGGATATGCCCGCAAGGTGCTGGCACGGCTGGCGCGGTCGGGCGCGCGCTGGGTCCGGGTCGACGTCGGCTGGGCCACCCTCCAGCCGAACCGGACCGGCCCCTTCGAGCGGTGGTACGCCGAGCTGATCGACGACGTGCTCGCCGCGGCCCGCGACCACGACATCCAGGTGATCCTCGAGTTCTGGCTCACCCCGGCCTGGGCCAGCCCCAACGGAAGCAGCTATGCCCCACCCACCGACCCCGGCGCCTACGCCGGCGCCATCGGCCGGGCGGCGCAGCGCTGGGGCCACCTCGTCGACGCCTGGGAGATCTGGAACGAGCCCAACTTCGAGGGCTTCTTCGAGGGCGCCGACCCGCAGACCTACGTGAACCTGCTCTGCGCGGCGTACCCCGCCGTCAAGGAGTACGACGACGCCCCGGTCCTGTTCGGCGGCATCATGTACAACGACGCGCCCTGGCTGACCCGGGCCTACGAGGCCGGCGCCGCGGGCTGCTTCGACGCGCTGGCGGTCCACCCCTACATCGGGCCCAGCGACGCGGCCCCCGAGACCGCGTCGGTCGGCGCCGTGTGGCGGCTGACCAGCACCCCGATGGTGCACGACGTGATGACCACCTGGGGCGACGGCGGCAAGCAGATCTGGATCACCGAGCTCGGCTGGTCGACCGGCACCGAGAACGACGGCAACGCCTGGAACCGACCGGTCTCCGTCCCGCAGCAGGCCGACTTCCTGCGCCGCGCAGTGCGCCTGGTCCGGGCGGAGTATCCCTATGTCGGGCCGATCATCTGGTACCGCGACGTCGACGGCCCGACGGAGGCGTACCAGGACGGCTTCGGCCTGCTGCACCCCGACCTGCGCGCCAAGCCGGCGCTGCGGTCCTTCGAAGCGGCGGTGCGGGGCGAATGA